The Bacillaceae bacterium IKA-2 DNA window TATCCCGATCTGTCAGAATAGGATTGACAATTAGCACAGGATGTTTTTTATTTTTAATTGTGGCTGTAGCAAAAACAAAGTCAACGTCATAACTTTTATTTTCATACTGCCTTTGTGAAATACATCCAATAATGTCGACGGCTGCAATGATTTTTTCCAACTGCCCCCACAATATATTGGAAGTACCCAATCCATTTTCGCAAACAATAATTGCTTTTTTCCTTTGAACAGGTTTCTTTCCTTCCCGTTGCAGCCAACCACCGAAATGCATGGCAATATATGCGGCTTCCGAATCTTTTACCTTTGTACCAAGTAATTCTTCAAGTTGACCGATCGATTTTTTTGTTAGTTCAAAAATCTCAGGGAATTCTCGCTGCACATTTTCTGTATTTTCATCTTTTAAACTGACATTATACTTAATACGATAATACGCTGGCTTTAAATGTTTGAACAAAGACTCTTCAATCTGGTAACTGTCTTGGAAGAGAATACAAGCATAATTTTGAAAATCTTGAACAATACTTTTAACCGTTCCTCTAAGTTTTTTCATTTCTTGACTTTGGCTATCTTCTAATTCCGAATAATTCACTTTAGAACCAAGTAAGTTCATCGTGATGAAGCATATTTCACTATCTGGAACATGAATGCTATATAACGCCTCAAGCTTCCTACCAATATTTATAGCTGCACGATATTCAGTAGTGGAAATTAACGCTTCCTGTTCATCGATATCGATCGTGATTCGATTTCCTTGCTTTAGTCTCTGAATAATTACGATCAATTTTAACGCTAAAAGATGAACCATTTCGTCTGTTAGCTCAATCGCTAGCTCTGCTTCACATTCTGCGATGAGTGGTTTCATACTGTTTAACTGAACAGAGAATCCTTTAGGCCCGAAATCATTCTCATAAAAAGGTAGCTTGATCTGACCTATCAAATTGTTCCAGTCTTTTTTTGTTGTCATTAATTCTGCCAAATAGTTCACTAACAATTGTCGCTTATGCTCTTCTTTACCTTTAGTTTTATAGCCGTTATTTCTGTGAAAATTGACTTCTAATTGGTGCTGCGAAAAAATCTTTTTAATTTCCTTCAGGTCATTCGAAGTCGTTGCTCTACTCACTTGTGTTAACTCAATCAAATCTTCTAGAAACACTGGCATTTGGCTTGTTAACAATTCAACAGCAATTAAAGTCACTCGTTCTTCCATGCTATAAATATATTGGAACTTGTTGATTTTACCAATTAGCTTAGGTACGATCTCCCTTGCTTCCTGCTCTAAATAATAACCTTTACCATGCTTTTTCTTGACTGGCGGTAATTTATTTTCTTCCAACCAAAAGTTTATTTTTTGGACGTCATAATACACCGTCCGCTTCGATATCCGCAATTGGCTAGTAAGCATATCAACGGATACACATTCTTTAGAATTAAAAAGTACGGTGATGATTTGTGTACACCTTTCATCCAATATCATAACAACACAACCTTTACACATGTGCAATTTTAGATTTTCAAAAAAAGTCAATCAACTAGTTAACCTCATTATAGATGCCACTAGAAGCTAATGTAAATGCTTTCAAAATCTCAATTTCGTCGTACCGACTTGTGCAATATTGTACTTCTTAGCTAATGGGTGAAAAAAGGGGACAGGCACCTTTTCTCACCCTTGTCCTAGTATTTAATAGTTTACGCAAGCAAATTGAAGTAGGATTTGTGGTAAATCAAGTTATTCAAAGAGGTTAACGATGATTAAAAGAGGCGAAACATGAATATAGCGCTGCATAATTTACAAAAGGAAAATTTTGCACCGTACGGAGAAATAATTGAGGTGAAACAATATTCATCAGAAATATTTTAAGTGATACTATCTGAAGATAAGGTGCCTGATGGTTGGAGAAAAGCAACACTCGGCTCTCACTAATAGGAGATCAGGCCTTCGCTTATCTCTTATCTGATTTGATTTCCTATCTTTCTTTTCTCCTCACATTAGAGGAATGTGAGATTATTTTAACAGGGACTTCTGAGAAAAGGTGCCTGTCCCCTGTTGTCCACCTTATTATGAAGCTGCAAAGGCTAGTTTCTACGAGGATCTTAAGAAATATAGAAGGGTATCCGTTTCAACGATGGATCAATAATTAAAACCTATTGTAATTAACGTGACAACCGAAAAAGCAAAGATTAGTTCTTAAGACAAAACCCTAATCCAGTAAGAATCCTCATTTTTAAAAAAATTTATTAAATTACAGCATCATCGGGAACTCATTCCACTTGGAAAAAGATATTACCGGGGTGTCACAGTAACTGAATCATATTACTACGGCACCCTTACCGGAATGCTCACAGTCGAAAGGCGAAAGATCTTTGCCAAACCAAGTCGTTTGTCACAGTGGCTGAGAAACGCTCACTAAAACAAAAAGAGCTCCTAAATCTAGTTGAAAAACTAGATCTCGGAGCTCACTTTAGCTGAAATTCTATAAAATATGATAAGAGAAATGCATCCTACCTTATCTCAAGACTCTAATTGTAAAAATATGGTGGGACAAGGTGCCTGTCCCCGAATCTCATGATCATCAATCTCTTACTAATAACTAAGTTAAATGCCTCCATGTACTTAATAAAATGACTATTTTTAGGGGACAAGGGGACAGACACCCGAAGTTCAGTCTACACCTGGTATAACATGCATTTCACTAGGGAATGTGATGCCTACGGTTTGCCCTGGTTTTAAAATTTCTTTTTTGAATGGATTGTTATCGTCAATCATGATATTTTGGTCACCAACTTGAACAAAGTAACGGACGTAACTGCCGTGATTATAAATGTCAACGTAAACATGTACACTTTTGATCGTTTAAGAATGTACACTTTTGTTAATCTTCCTTCTTCATATGATCTTTGAGACGATAGGAATTCCCTATGATATTCACTACTGTCGCATGATGGAGGACCCGATCTAATATCGCATTCGCAATTTTCGTATCCTGAAATACCTCGTCCCATGACTTGAAATTTGAATTCGTTGTTAAAATCGTACTCTTCTTTTCGTAACGTAAATCAATCAGTTGGAAAAAGAGTTTTGCATCCTCGGCGTCAATCGGTAAATAGCCGATTTCATCAATAATAAGAAGTCTATATTTTGCATAATGTTTTATCCTGGTTTCCAAACGATTTTCTAATTTTGCTCTCTTTAGATTAAGAATTAATTCGTTACATTTAATGAAATAGGTGCTCGTCCTTTTTTTTGCTGCGGCAATCCCTATTGAAGTTGCCAGGTGAGTTTTCCCCACCCCACTAGGTCCTAAAAAAACAATATTTTCTCTTCGTTCTAAGAAACGAAGAGTGGTGAAATCAAGAATTTGCTGTTTATTTATTGATGGTTGAAAGTCGAAATCAAAGTCCTTAACTTCTTTTAAGTGCGGGAAAGCCGCCACTTTTACCATGGCTGTGATCATATTCTTCTCTTTCATCTCAATCTCATAACCTGTTAATTTAAGTAAGGTATCGACAAAGGATAATTGATTATGTGTCATAAAATCTATCGTTTCATCCAGATGAACCATCATTTGCTTCATGTTTAAGTAGTCTAGATTTTGAACTAGTTTGACGTAACTGCTATTCATTTCGATACACCTCATCAATTGCCTCTAAATTCTTCTTGGCCAACTCATCAATATTCACAGTACGAGGTAACCCTTTAGATAAGGCGTCTAGGTAATGTTCTTGCTTATAATTAATTTTTGTTTGACTGATACGATGCTCGACAATTAATACCGTGTTATAATACATGTATATATGGTCATCGTATACTTGTAAACCTACGGTTTTTCCTTTGTATCCAGCTGGAACTGAATACTGGTTGGACTTGTAGGATATCATATTGGAAGTATTGACTTTCACAAGTGTATGGTTGATTTTGTAGAGATCTCTTAGTTGTTTCCGTGGTAATGGGACTAAGTGATCTTTTTCTTTTTCTAAAGCTAAAATAGGTATTTTCCCCGTTCCTTGGTGATAACTATTATTGATTCGATTACATAGTTTTTGAACAAATTGATGTAGTTCTTCATAATTGAATTTTCCTTGGTAGGCATGAATTTCGTCGATCAATTTCATCGGTGCCTCAACTTTAGCCTTTGTTCTTGGTCTCCCCGCAATGCATGGTTTCACTTCAAAACCACAGTCTTTTGAAAATTGATCAAATCGCTCATTCACAACCCCCTTTTTATACTCTG harbors:
- a CDS encoding BglG family transcription antiterminator, coding for MILDERCTQIITVLFNSKECVSVDMLTSQLRISKRTVYYDVQKINFWLEENKLPPVKKKHGKGYYLEQEAREIVPKLIGKINKFQYIYSMEERVTLIAVELLTSQMPVFLEDLIELTQVSRATTSNDLKEIKKIFSQHQLEVNFHRNNGYKTKGKEEHKRQLLVNYLAELMTTKKDWNNLIGQIKLPFYENDFGPKGFSVQLNSMKPLIAECEAELAIELTDEMVHLLALKLIVIIQRLKQGNRITIDIDEQEALISTTEYRAAINIGRKLEALYSIHVPDSEICFITMNLLGSKVNYSELEDSQSQEMKKLRGTVKSIVQDFQNYACILFQDSYQIEESLFKHLKPAYYRIKYNVSLKDENTENVQREFPEIFELTKKSIGQLEELLGTKVKDSEAAYIAMHFGGWLQREGKKPVQRKKAIIVCENGLGTSNILWGQLEKIIAAVDIIGCISQRQYENKSYDVDFVFATATIKNKKHPVLIVNPILTDRDKEAVLSFVNNHNNYSAAQKVGTPTLPAIMNIVRKHTTVLDEKELLQDLSLLFSLEQSINKLREEKPVLNELLTKETIQYVGKVTNWQEAIRLAAEPLKTIGSITEEYVEAMIANVDEMGPYVVIAPEIALPHARPEYGVKKIGMSLLRLGESVYFSKEERHRASLIVVLAAVDNEKHLKALAQLSTMLSDEEMLQKLMDAESIEEIMKYIDQYSTL
- the istB gene encoding IS21-like element helper ATPase IstB, translating into MNSSYVKLVQNLDYLNMKQMMVHLDETIDFMTHNQLSFVDTLLKLTGYEIEMKEKNMITAMVKVAAFPHLKEVKDFDFDFQPSINKQQILDFTTLRFLERRENIVFLGPSGVGKTHLATSIGIAAAKKRTSTYFIKCNELILNLKRAKLENRLETRIKHYAKYRLLIIDEIGYLPIDAEDAKLFFQLIDLRYEKKSTILTTNSNFKSWDEVFQDTKIANAILDRVLHHATVVNIIGNSYRLKDHMKKED